The genome window TTTTCCCTATCAATTTCAACAAAAATATTTTTTTCAGAAGTTAATCCTGTTTTTATATCCCTGATAATATCCATAGGGTCTTCTGAACGGGGATTATCCGAGGTTATAACTACTATATCTGATAGTCTTTGTGCTATCTTTCCCATTAATGGTCTTTTTTCCCTGTCCCTGTCTCCACCTGCACCAAAAACTGTGATAACTCTTTTTTCTTTTATTTTATTTATGCTTTTTAAAACATTTTCCAGAGCATCTGGGGTATGGGCATAATCAATAATAACTTTAATGCCATTTCCTTCTACAACCTCAAACCTACCCCTTACAGGTTTTATAAAAGGCGCTTTTTCAATTAAAAACTCAATAGGTATTCCTATCTCTATAAGCGTCAGCAATGCAGCTGCCATGTTGTAAACATTAAAATCTCCAAGTAGTAAGCTTTTAATACCAAATCGTTTTCCTTTATACTCAAAATCTATACAGGTCTGGCTATCACATAGTTTATAATCAACTATTCTTAAATCTGCATTAGGGTCTTTACCGTAAGAAACTGCATTTTTAAACTCTTTGATTAGTCTTTTACCATACTTATCATCTGCATTAATAACGGCTGGTTTTTCTAAAGATAACTGTTCAAACAGCCTTCTCTTAGCCAGAAAATATTCCTCCAGTGTTTTGTGGTAATCCAGATGGTCATGGGAAAGATTTGTAAAAACTGCAGCATCAAACTCAGTGCTATATACTCTATACTGGTCTAAGGCATGGGAGGAAATTTCTGCAACCACAAACTCTGCACCTTTTTTCCTGAACCTGTCCAGTAAACTAAACCACTGAATAGCATCTGGGGTGGTTCTACCTTCTGAGATTACTTTATCCCTAATCTTATAGCCGGTTGTACCGATAATACCTGTTGTTTTTCCATAAAACTCTAAAAAGTAGGCTATTATATGGGAAGTTGTTGTTTTCCCGTTTGTTCCTGTTATTCCGATGATTTTTAAAGCCCTGTCAGGATAACCATAAAATTTCCGTGCAGTTTCGGCCTGGGTTATTCTTGTGTTTTCCACCAGGATAATGTTTATCTGTGGATATCTGCTTTTTATATCCTCTGCAATTTTTCTATCCTGAACAACAACTGTTGTAGCTCCCTTTTTTATAGCATCAGGGATAAATTTATGTCC of Persephonella sp. IF05-L8 contains these proteins:
- a CDS encoding UDP-N-acetylmuramoyl-L-alanyl-D-glutamate--2,6-diaminopimelate ligase → MEKKLKEIFEEKQIFHKGNDKPVLSLENNSRNVKKGSVFFAIKGITADGHKFIPDAIKKGATTVVVQDRKIAEDIKSRYPQINIILVENTRITQAETARKFYGYPDRALKIIGITGTNGKTTTSHIIAYFLEFYGKTTGIIGTTGYKIRDKVISEGRTTPDAIQWFSLLDRFRKKGAEFVVAEISSHALDQYRVYSTEFDAAVFTNLSHDHLDYHKTLEEYFLAKRRLFEQLSLEKPAVINADDKYGKRLIKEFKNAVSYGKDPNADLRIVDYKLCDSQTCIDFEYKGKRFGIKSLLLGDFNVYNMAAALLTLIEIGIPIEFLIEKAPFIKPVRGRFEVVEGNGIKVIIDYAHTPDALENVLKSINKIKEKRVITVFGAGGDRDREKRPLMGKIAQRLSDIVVITSDNPRSEDPMDIIRDIKTGLTSEKNIFVEIDREKAIEKAINMAEKGDIILIAGKGHETYQIIGNKTIHFDDKEVAKKYLKNKTGYNLLTK